Part of the Trypanosoma brucei gambiense DAL972 chromosome 6, complete sequence genome is shown below.
CCTTCGTGTGCTCGTGTATGTCCGTTGTTTAACTTTTCCTATTCCCGCTCACATGCAGACACACGTGTGCTTTTCAGTTAAATacttatttcatttcatgATCAGCCTGTTCATCGTTTGGGCTTTTATACAGTTTTCTATCTCCTTCCATAAAGatatgttctttttctctttgtggggttatattttcattttcatttttatctgctttgcttttttttttccttcttcgtgCACATTTGAGAATGTTCTGTTCAGtctgtttccctttttttttcttttgttaagTCGGTTAACGTTTTCTTTCACCCCACCAATGCGCGTTTTACTTTCCGTAATCCCTTTTCCGCATCTGTGTTTGGCAGCACAGTGCCACTACAAGTGAGTTGTAGCATGTGATATAACGAGGCATCTTTTTTAGTGCATATTTGGTTCGTCGGCTGGGATTTTTTGGGAGATGAaatatgttttgttttttttgttgaaaatCCTCTTCCGGCATTCCTTCATTTGCTGCATTTACTCATTTCAATCATTTGTTGGTTCGTTTGTGTATCTCATGTGTAATAGCGGATGGGTATTTGATGAAgcgtgagaaaaaaaaaatggggacgGGTGAATGGGTGGGGGTGTGGATTATTAGGATGGAATGAAGGGAAGAGCAGGATAAATctaatttaaaaagaaaattaaatatgagtaaataaatatttgatatatatatatatatatatatatatatgtatatatggaTCGAAAAGGTAATATTTTGTAAAGTGGAGTAATTATCAGGAGAGGAGTAGGggatggaggaaaaggaaaatgaaaatgaaaagctacaacaacgacaaagcACcactaataaaaaaaaacagatagGGGgaattgatttttttttttttggaacatTTGCAGATGtagtttgctttttttttttcgtgtgtgttcTTTGTTctacattttaaaaaaatacttCCAGACTAGTTAAAAGGGTgtcgaaaacaaaaagaaattcaaaacaAACGAGAAGATGGGAGAGAATTGTtcgtatatatgtatatatatatatatatatatatgtacctGAACAACTGTAGGTGGATGTTGCAATAagtgagaaagaagaaaggaaggaacagCAGCTGCGAATAACGTGGCGTGGACCCCTTTGAAAACCCACTGATGCGACCgatgtgttttcctttttctccttatttttcctccccccgtttgtattgtttaGGGAGTCGCCACCgcctctatttttttatttttttaatattattttgAAACGCGAGCTGCTGGGCTTTCTGAACCAAATGGGCAACTTGGCTGACATTGTATTTGAAAATATATTTCACGCCCCCATCTTTCCTCAAGTAACATATAACCCTTCAGTTGTACTTGTTTTCACTTCTGCTTCGTGCAGTTTGGCTACTTCAAATATCATCTTTCTAAACTTTGCggttttctctgttttcttttccgtttctcTTATTAAAACCATTGTTTCGCATTGTCTTTACCGTGGCGTCGACGTGGAGGCATTTCTGTGAAGGGGGTTTGGCCAAAATTTGGAAGTCACTTTACCGTACTTGTGTTGCGGTGCGATTTACACCTTCCAATTCAGCTTTTCAGCATAAGTAATACGGTCGGAAGGGTGTAACAgttggggaaaggaaagagttaCAAGAATTATGGGTTACAAGATTGTGTGAGGGGTATTTCTGGTATTGTTACCAGCTTAGTTTCATGTCGGTTGTTTTATGATTCGCCAGTCGGACCGTTGCGCCTCGGTCTGTGGGAGACGGATTATGAGGCAATATGGATTGCATGTGAGTGGCAATTTGAATCACCGGTTTGACATCTGCTGCATGCGGCAGTTGGTAACATTCAATCGGTGGCTTACTCCTGGGGTTCGTATTATAATATAGGTGAAATGAGCGGTCACCCCAGTCGCAGCAAAGGTGTTTTGAGAGGGCTTAAGGAAGGCTAAGGAATGCTGTGCTCGGCGGTCGTGGACGTGTTTGTAAGTATGCATGCATATATTCACATGTGGACTTACACGTGTGAGCGTATGCAgtggttttgttttatttttcttattcCATGTACTGGTTGACACTGAGAGAGCA
Proteins encoded:
- a CDS encoding T. brucei spp.-specific protein; its protein translation is MPSSHFFSSSHYKTGWSLLVFAFFPISFSFLIFCCSRGTSSILMIVSTCVNAPDDLLRVLVYVRCLTFPIPAHMQTHVCFSVKYLFHFMISLFIVWAFIQFSISFHKDMFFFSLWGYIFIFIFICFAFFFPSSCTFENVLFSLFPFFFLLLSRLTFSFTPPMRVLLSVIPFPHLCLAAQCHYK